A single window of Fervidicoccus fontis Kam940 DNA harbors:
- a CDS encoding ATP-binding cassette domain-containing protein — protein sequence MINVESLVVSYGRLKEPVLKSVNAVFDGKSLVLGPNGSGKTTLFRALCGLTNVKGGGRILVDGVDVENIYAKTGVIAANFPEVLSLLSIRVVDLIDLHADLTGGDRSVALRILGDLGISEAFLRGKKLH from the coding sequence ATGATAAATGTTGAGAGCCTCGTGGTTTCGTATGGACGGCTTAAGGAGCCTGTTTTGAAGAGTGTTAATGCGGTCTTTGATGGAAAGAGTCTTGTTTTGGGGCCGAATGGCTCCGGAAAGACGACCCTTTTTAGGGCTTTGTGTGGGCTTACAAATGTGAAGGGGGGGGGCAGGATTTTAGTTGATGGTGTTGATGTTGAGAACATATACGCTAAGACAGGAGTTATAGCCGCAAATTTTCCGGAAGTTTTGTCTCTTTTATCGATTAGAGTTGTTGACTTGATAGATTTGCATGCGGACTTAACTGGCGGAGATCGATCTGTTGCTTTGCGAATTCTTGGTGATTTGGGGATAAGTGAAGCATTTTTGAGAGGTAAGAAGTTGCATTAG